The genomic DNA ACTCTAAGTCATCAACAGGCAGCATGAGCGAACGCCCTTTTAGCACATTGAGGGGATTGGTATGCGCCACAAAATCTCGCACATAGTCAGTTTCTGGTGCGAGAATGATTTGCTCTGGTTGACCATGTTGGATCAGTTTACCCGATTCCATAATCGCGATGTGATTACCTATTTTCAGCGCCTCATCAAGATCATGACTCACAAACAAAATGGTCTTATTGAGCTTTTCTTGTAACACGATCAGTTCATCTTGTAACTGAGCTCGAATCAAGGGGTCTAGCGCCGAAAAAGGTTCATCCATCAATAAGATATCAGTATCCATTGCGAAGGCTCGTGCTAGCCCGACACGTTGCTGCATACCGCCAGATAGCTCATGGGGATATTTAGATGCCCACTCACTCAGGCCGACCATCTCGAGCTGCTCTTGTGCTTTTTTCCGTCGCTCAACTTTTGAAATGCCCTGCATCTCAAGGCCAAATGCCACGTTATCGATCACATTGAGCCAAGGCATTAAGGCAAATTTTTGAAACACCATAGATACGCGGTGAGTACGTAAGTGACGAAGTGTGGCTTCATCGCAATCGGCAAGGTCGACATGTTGATCGCCGTCTTTTACTTGCAGTTCACCACGACTAATAGCATTCAAGCCATTAACCGCTCGCAATAAGCTCGATTTACCTGAACCAGAAAGCCCCATCAATACACAGATTTCCCCTTCTTTAACGCTTAGGGAAACATTATCGACACCCACAACTTGCCCTGTCTCATCAATAATGTCTTGTCGAGATTTACCTTGATCAAGCAAAGAAAGGGCTTGCTGTTGTTGCTCACCAAAAACAACGTCGAGGTTTTTAATTGTGATTGCGTCCATGATTAAGCCTCTTTCTGGTTAGGTGCTTTGCATAAGCGGTCAAGAATAATGGCAACCAGTACTATAGCTAAGCCAGCTTCAAATCCTTGAGAAATATTAACGGTATTTAACGCACGGACGACAGGTTTACCTAAACCATCCGCTCCCACCAATGCCGCAATCACCACCATAGAGAGTGATAACATAATACATTGCGTCACCCCCGCCATAATACTCGGCAGTGCCGCTGGCAACTCGACTTTAAATAACAACTTCATGCGACTGGCACCAAAGGCTTTACCTGCTTCAATCAGCTCTTCAGGCACTTTTATTATGCCTAAATAGGTCAAGCGAATGGGTGCCGCAATGGCAAAGATAATGGTCGAGATCAGACCCGGCACAATTCCCAAGCCAAATAGCACTAAAGTCGGAATAAGATAAACAAAGGTCGGTACGGTTTGCATCAAATCTAATATCGGCCTTAGCAAGGTATAAAGCCATGGTCGATGCGCAGCCATGATCCCAATCGGTACGCCAATTAATACGGAAATCGTTGTCGCTGCAAAGACAAGAACAAAGGTTTCCAGCATTTCTTGCCAATAGCCAAGATTCAGGATCATCAGTAGTGCACCAACAACGAACGCCACTAACGGAATACTTCGATGTAAATACCATGCAATGGCTGCGGTCATCAAAATAGGAAGCGCCGGTGGCATCCACTTAAAAATATCGACGACAAATAGGATTATGTTTTCAAGGAAAAAAGAAATCGCGTCAAAGAAACCCGCAGCATTGAGTGTTAACCAATCAACACCCGTTTCCATCCACTGGCCAACAGGGATTTTGTTATTCGTTATAAAATTCAAAATGAGACCTTAAATTAATAAGGTGATCAGATCCCTAGACGAGATCCCCCACCCAAAAGATGTTACGCGTTCGAATTGATGTAGTGAGTAACGGCTTTTGTCGCTTCATCGCCACTGCGTGTTTTCACACCTTTAAGCCATACTTCCACTTGGGCTGGATTTTCTTTTAACCATTGCTGCGCCGCTTTTGAAGGCTGCACTTTTTGGTTAAGAATGGCTTCCATTAATTGGTTTTCCATTTCTAAACTAAACTCAAGGTTTTGCAGTAGTTGGCCAACGTTTTTACACTCAGATAAGTAATCCTTACGCACATTGGTATACACATTGGCGCCACCATAATTAGGGCCAAAGAAATCATCACCACCTGACAAGTATTCCATTTCAACGTTGCTGTTCATTGGGTGCGGTGCCCAACCAAGGTAGACGATCCATTGGTTGCGGCGAACGGCACGCGTGACTTGTGACACCATGCCCGCTTCACTCGACTCCACTAAGTTAAAATCTTTGAGTCCAAATGCTCCATCATCGATCATGTCTTGAATCAGGCGGTTACCATCATTGCCAGGTTCGATACCATAAATACGATCTTTGAATTTATCGGCATATTTTTCTAAGTCAGCAAAGCTTT from Photobacterium sanguinicancri includes the following:
- a CDS encoding choline ABC transporter substrate-binding protein, which gives rise to MSMMTKTLSTLALSTFALNAYANQCDTVRFADVGWTDITATTAVTTELLQGLGYQTKTDLLSVPVTYSSMANGDIDIFLGNWMPTMEGDIAKYREDGSVETVRANLEGAKYTLAVPKYVYDAGVKSFADLEKYADKFKDRIYGIEPGNDGNRLIQDMIDDGAFGLKDFNLVESSEAGMVSQVTRAVRRNQWIVYLGWAPHPMNSNVEMEYLSGGDDFFGPNYGGANVYTNVRKDYLSECKNVGQLLQNLEFSLEMENQLMEAILNQKVQPSKAAQQWLKENPAQVEVWLKGVKTRSGDEATKAVTHYINSNA
- the choW gene encoding choline ABC transporter permease subunit, whose translation is MNFITNNKIPVGQWMETGVDWLTLNAAGFFDAISFFLENIILFVVDIFKWMPPALPILMTAAIAWYLHRSIPLVAFVVGALLMILNLGYWQEMLETFVLVFAATTISVLIGVPIGIMAAHRPWLYTLLRPILDLMQTVPTFVYLIPTLVLFGLGIVPGLISTIIFAIAAPIRLTYLGIIKVPEELIEAGKAFGASRMKLLFKVELPAALPSIMAGVTQCIMLSLSMVVIAALVGADGLGKPVVRALNTVNISQGFEAGLAIVLVAIILDRLCKAPNQKEA